The DNA sequence ATTGGTACCTAGGATTGCTAAGTGATAATGGTTTTATCTATATAGTTTGCTTACATATTCAAATTCAATCTCATGGACAGCCTGTCATTTGAGGCCCTTAAAATTTTCCCTCACTCACAACTGCATTGCAAGATGAATTACATTGATGGAAAAATTGGAAACAGAATCTAGTAGAAGGGTGCTTCTAAGTACAGGAATTACCTTGTCTGTTATTTTATACTGTTGGACTAAACTTTTCACTTTAATATAGGGAAACTATATGTTATAATAAGGAGAATAAGGGCTGAGAATGGGAAAATTTAGGCTACACTAGAGTGTTTATACACCCAGCCAATAGAAAGCTACCAATATAAATTTATAGGAGGAACCTACTGTGATTTTAGCACATATGGCATTTCTGGATTAGCCAGCCATATACATCCGAGTGCAGGGAAGACTCACCGTTGAATACAAATGGAGGGTCTTTGGTTAAATTGCAGTAATGGAATAGGAATATAGGATTGAAGTGAGCAAAGTCAGCTGAGAATTGGTTAGAAGTAGCTGAAATAGTTACTGGTTAGTTCAAATCAGTGTAGCTGCTGTATAAATATGACTACCTGGGAGTATATTGCATTTTCAGTCAATCTCAAGAATCTAATAGAAATCTTATGTTTTTCTATTCCTCCCTCTCTATTTCTCCTTTCTCTAAATCAATAACTGCTTGTTAgggatgaaaaataaaattgtagtAGCTCCTTTGATCAGTGGGCAACAACTGGAATTGCTTCATTTATGGCAGATTAATTGTAGTCTCTCATCTCAAATACCAGAATCTTTCTCTTCATACCTTTATATCTTCCTTCCCTTCTatcctctctctttttcttttcttctctctaGTCTTGCTCTTGTTTCTTCTATTTCTCTCCCTGCTCAGCTGTTCTTCTCAATCTACTGCTCTAGATCTGTAACCTTAAAATTAGGGTTTCCTCTCCTTCTTCTTGTTCTTGGAATTTCTTCTTTCTACTTTCTTGATTTTCCCTCAAAATTTTCTTTGGCCGAGTTTCCGATCCTGCTTTTCATGAATCAGATTTCTAGTCTTCTTCacgttcttcttctttttttcatgAGTTCTTGAAATTCCACAATATGCTAAAACCATGTTCTTGAAATTCCAGGGTCAAATAACAATTCTGGACTCTTTTATCAGCTAATTTTCTTTCACTATTTTCTTTCTAAAATAACAATAAGGTCATCAGACCATGGAACTACAACCTTGGCAACAAAAGAAATTGTGAGTCTTTTGAATGTTGTAAAAGAGGCTTTCAATACAAAAAGAGCTGCCGAAAAAGTGGATCAAAGATTGGAAAATTTGCGTGAAAAATTAGGTGAATCATGCAAGTGGAAATGAGAATGTTACAACCTTTAGTAATGAAGGACGGCAGGAAGTAGCATTAGAATCTGGTCGTGAATGTTTTGCGGTTAAGGAGAGTCATCTACCTTGAGGTAATATCTAGTCTCCATGAAGGCCAATAAAGGTTCCAAATTTCTGTAATCCCACTGTCTGAAGGAATTCATCTGAGAAGGAAATGATGGAAATGGTGATGACGGGTAACAGAGCCTGCAAGTGCAAATGGGCAAACAGGAGCTGGATCTGAAGTGCAGAACTCATTCCCAAAAGTAAAGCTTTGCAACATCTCTTCAGGTGAAATTGGATGATGGGAGGTTCTattaatgtaattttataaCTCTTGGGAGTTTATAAATGGGAAATTAAGAAGGCTGAAGAAGAAACTGATCTTAAAGGGCGCTCTGTCTGTAATTCATAAAGAAGATGGATTTGAAAGATGGAGAAGGCAGAGAAAGAAAGGCAAATATGAAGAAAGGAAGTCCAGTTTCAGTATATTAGTTttgaacattaaaattcatttcaGGTCCTGATGGTAACGTGTATAGTGTCCTATAACTGCAATATATTTTTGCTgatttttgtctttttttttactTCATTCTTGATGACAAGAATAATTACAATCAATAGAAAATGTTATGGGAAGGAGGATAAAAGgtgttaaaatttgaaaataagtaGAGGGTTTTGGCAGTTGAAGGAATAGTAGAAAAGTTTGTAGTCAGCTTGAATCAGTTAAGAGTGGTGAGAACAGTTAGTAGCATCTGAAATCAGTGTAGAAGCTGTATAAAAACAACTACCTGAGAGTGGATTGGCATCTCTAATCAATCTCAAGAATGCAATGAAAATCTTCTTTCTACTCTATTTCTCTCTCATTTCTGCTTCTGTTCCTCCCTATTTCCCTCCCTCACTAATTCTTGTTTCTCTGAATCAGCAACTGCTTGTTAGGGTAGAAATTAAAGATATGATGATTCTGCTAACAGATCTATTATCATTTGTTCTAATTGGTTAATCAGGATTCCTAAAGCTCAACCATCATCCAAAAAAAGGTAAAATTGGAGCTCATAGGTTTGGTGCGAATAGATTCTATTCCGACAATATGAATAGTTTGACACAGATGCATAATTTAGTTATACCTCTCCCACAGTAGCATTCTCAACCCCAGGGTACATAGATTCACCCTGAAAAACAGATAGATAAGTTAGTGATTTCACACAGCAGGTGCTTCTTGAGagcaaaagaaaattttctaaAGTTAGTACAATGTGGGAAAAAAATACACCTTTCTGCAGTTAAATATTTCAACTACTGCGTCCTTTAATGCCTGTTCAAATATGGAACTCACAAGTAAAGGCCTTTTGCTTGGTCATAATCAAAACAAGATCTAATTCTttcaacaaattattacctcttGTTTGGCTGGGAGCTTGTGCCCATTTAGCAGAACCAGCTTAAGACTCCCAAACAGATCATAATAGGACAGGTCAATCTGCAAACATTTCATTGCTTAGAAAAACAGGTTGCCTAAACTTAAGGCTAAAGTTGAGCAACTTCCAGAAgttaaaggaaaagaagaaacatAAGATATATGCAAACTGCACATCCACTTGTGAGAATTCTACATAGTTGTTCTCGTTGTACTCTGGTCAAAGTAATATTATTGACCAACAAAGAAGGTTCCTGATAAGGAgaattcagatttttttttatcctaATTAGACTTGATTATAGggattttatttttgttgtaaATATCCTAATCTAGGttaattttttgtatataaatactcaaattttgtaaagatcaattcaattggaatataataaaaaattccttGCAAAATTTTTCATGGTATCAAAACTTTGCCAACGTTATTTGGTATGAGGAATCCTGGTACTATTCAAAGAGTTAGGGTTTCTTTAGGCCAAATTTCTAGGCGACTCTATAGAGAGAGTTAACCGACATCGTCCATACCAAGAGAATACCCATTGGATTACTGGCATTTTCCTAACGACGTGCCTCCGTTTTGGCCACGCACGTGTCATTTTCATGCACCAACATGTAGGTCTTTCTCCGATGCCCTTTTCCGACAGTGCTCCTTTCCGACAACCTCCCCTTCACGTTACACCTCTGACCAGCCTAGTCCCATGCCTTTTCGCCTTCGCCTCTACTTCTCTGGTGAACACTAGTTCTTTACCTGTTTTAACATAAAAAAAGTAGTTGTTTCGCCTCTGATAATGCTTTCATTTCATTTATTGATATTACTCTATGGATTATTGATTTTGGCACAAACAGACACATGATGGGCTCCTCTAAAAACTTCCTTAATTATCTTCCATGTCTACAAAAGGATACTGCTCTGTTCTTCATATTccttatttttctattaatcttTCATCTACTAGTGCTCTCACCAAAGTATTTaactgtaaaattaaatattttcgtAACAATTGTGTTATTTAGGACCTTCAAATTGGAAAAAGGATTAGTAATGGTAGAATGTACGATGACTTATATATGTTGGAAAGGAATCTGAGTTTGAATTCACCTCGGCCtctttttggaaaaaaattaGGATGTCAACTAGAAAATTATACAGTGATATCGACGGTTAGAACACCcattcttctttattttaaagaaactttatcctgatttatttttcaaagcTCAGTATGATTCTTTAGTTTGtaatgcttgtgagtatgctaagcaTACAAGAACTTCTCATCTCTCAAGTAATAATAGGAGTACGATTCTTTTTGTGACTATGCATTCTATCGTTTGGGGACCTACTAAAACAGCCTCAATATCTGATGATCATTGGTTTGTTACTTTAATTGGTTGTTGCACTCACATGACTTGGGTTTATTTAATAAAGGTTactagtaggggtgagcattcggtcggttcggttcaaaaccgaaccgaaccgaataaaccgaaaaccgaaattttagtgtttatgaaaaccgaaccgaaccgattttggtcagaaaccgaatcgaaccgaaccggtctgattcaattcgattcggttcggtttgatcggtttcgatttttaataatttttttattttttacactttatttttaatattttaaaatttaattaaaatattttaattttaatatgatttaatttctctatattattgaaaaaatatattattatcactaatcggttcggttcgattttttcggtttttttctgatcaaaactgaaccgaaccgaaataaccgaaatttctgaaattaaaaaccgaaccgaaccgaaatgtataaaaaaccgaaccaaattttcaaatcggttcggttcggtcggttttttcggtttgaaccgaatactgctcacccctagttaCTAGTGGTGTGTTTTCTTGCTTTCAAATCTTTTCACAGTATGATTTGTATTTAATTTGATGCtaagataaaagttttgagaactgATAATGACACAAAGTATATGAATGATCATTTTACTACTTATCTGGAGTCTAATGAAATACTATATCAAACTAGTTATCCTTACACTAATGTCGAAAATGGTgttgctgaaaggaaaaatagaCATATGTTGGAAGTAGCCAGATCTCTCTTTTTCACCATGAATCTTCTAAAAATCTATTGGGAGATGCAGTCTTAGCCGCAGTTTATCTTATTAATATAATGCCTTTAAAAGTCTTTTAGAGGTGCTACAAGAGAAAAATGCTTATCCTAGTCCACTAAAGGTGTTTGGGTGCACATGTTTTGTTCATTTTAGTATAGGTGGAAATCTTGATTCAAGGGCTCTTACTTCAATACTACCCCATCATTTCTTCAGGAAAATGAGAGACGAGAGATAATTCCTAGTCCTATAACTCTAGAGATTTTTACTTAAAAGATTACTATTATACAGGGGGAGATTATTGGTGATCAGGAAAAAATAATCGGGTGTTTGAATAACCCAGATTTAAAGAGATACTCAAGAAGAGACAAAACAGAAACAGAAAAAGACATTATGCAGCCTACTCAGTATCAtgaatcttcctcttctccatctGATGAGTCAACTCTAAACCTTGAGTCCATTTATGATCTAAATAAACTAATTGCTCAAAGAAAAGGAGTTAGGTCTTGCACAAAACACTCTATTTCTAACTTGCTCTCTTATGATTCTTTGTCTCcatcctatagagcctttgtcttgtctatttcctctgtgtctatcTCACAAGATTGAAAGGAAGCTCTCAAAGATTCTAATTGGAAgagagcaatgattgaagaaatGAAAATCTTGGCTAAAAATAAGACCTAGGAGTTTGTGACTCTTCCATCTGGAAAAAGACCAGTTGGTTGCAAAATGGTGTTCACTGTGAAACATAAAGTAGATGGATCAATTGAAAGATTTAAGACCAGACTAGTTGCTAAGGGATACACTCAAACCTACGGAGTGGATtatcaagagacatttgcccctgTTGCCAAAATGAATTCAATCAGAGTTTTCCTATCTTATACTGCCAATTTTAAATGGAATCTACaataatttgatgtgaaaaatgtaTTACTCCATAGAGACTTAGAAGAGGAAGTATACATGGACATCTCTTCTGAATTTGCTGGTGAAAAAACtcaaggaaaggtgtgcaggcTAAAGAAGGCATTGTATGGATTGAAATAGTCACTCAGACCTTAGTTTGACCGATTCGACAGAGCCATGATTTCTTTTGGCTATCAACAAAGCAATGTTGATCATACcctgtttatcaaacatcataGGGATAAAATTACTCTTTTCAttatttatgttgatgatatagtaaTAATAGTAGATGACAAAGAAGAAATGGCTCGATTAAAGAAGCTTCTAGCTCAGaaattcaatattaaaaatCTAGAAAAATTTCAGTATTTCCTGAGAATTGAGGTTGCTCGATCGAAAAAGGGAATCTTTATCTCTCAAAAGAAATACATTATGGATTTCTTGGAAGAAATTGGTATGTTAGATTGCAAACCAGCATAAACTCCTATTGGGAGCGATAAACCAGTGTATATTAGCAGATATCAGAGATTGGTAGGTATACTAATTTATCTCTTGACATAGAATATGCAATTAGCTTAGCCAGTCAATTTATGCATGATCCTTGTAAGTCTCACATGCAAACGGTTTTTCGTATTTTGTAATATTTGAAGTCTGCTCCTAGAAAAGATCTCCTATTCTTTGAACATAGTTATCTGTACATACACACATCCatagatgcagattgggctggATCCCATAGGAGGTCGATTAGCAGTTACTGCACACTTATGGGAGAAGACCTTGTCACTTGGAGAAGTAAAAAGCAAAGTGTTGTTACTCGATCAAATGCTGAGATGGAATATAGAGCGATAGCACAAGGTGTTTGTGAACTCCTATGGTTGCAGAGATTGTTGGAGAAATTGAAACTGTTGGAGAGGGAACTGCTTTACTGTGACAACAAAGCAGCCATCAGTATAGCTCCCAATCCGGTTCTACATGACCGAACGAAGTACGTAGAGATTGATCAACACTTCATTaaagagaagttaataaatggtGTTTTAATATTAGATTATATGACTTTCAATAACAGCTAGCTTATGTGTTTACCAAAGGGCTCAACAACAAGACCTATCACACCATGGTTTGCAAGTTGGCATATCTGGTATCTATGCACTAATTTGAAAGGGAGTTTATCAACATAAAAAGTTCCTACTTAGGAGGATTCAGATATTTAGAATCCTAATTAGGATTGATTATAGGGCTTAATTATagagattttattcttattgtaaatattacTAATTTAAGTTGATTTTTTGTGTATACATATTCAAAccttataaaaatcaattcaattggaataaaataaaaaattccttCCAAAATTCTTCAAATAGAAACATACAGCGCAAATGAGATTGTTTATTCGTAGAAACTACTATAGACTCTAAATCATTTCATAAAGTATTACCTTTCATCAATTACTCTTATGTAATTATTATGGTATTGAACTAGTGTTCATGAAGCAATGTGTCAAATTGTTTAATCATTATAAGATCTATAAGCTAAAAATGATAACAAAAGATGGTCATGGGTTAAAGTTCATCATGCAACCCATATAAAAATATGTGCACAGACAGAGAGAGAAAAGTGATAGAGTTTTATTGAAAACTTGAATTTCACCTTGGTCCATTGAGTTCATGTAGAATTAGTAAATATGTACTAGCAATATAAAGAAGTCGCTacaggaaaaaaaaagttatgtTTTAGGGATAACTATGTCAGTCCAAAAGAGTATACCTCATCTACAAAAATTAGGGACAACTCATCGATTTGGCATGAATCCAGCAACCATTTCATTTCAGCATGAGAGCTTAAGTCTTCCCTTTTCATATTGATAACCGGTACCGTGCATAATTGATCACTTTCAAGGGTTTCATTCAAATAGAAAGCATACATGATGGTTGCAGCAATGGATCCAAGATCTGCAAAAGTACAAATCATAATTACACCAGCATGCTCTTTACAACTGGTTGCTGGTTGAGAAAAATGTCCTACGGGTGTTCCTAGTTTTTCCAGCTTCCTGTCTTTTTGCCACTCTCTGTTTCTTCCTCTCATATTGGATACATCTTTCTTTTATCAGTTATCAACTACATAATACAGTACTAACTAAGATGACCAAATGATCAACTCCAAGAAATCTGTCAACTATCACTCCAAAAATTATTGctagaaaatgaagagattTCACTTGGTGATTACATACAATTGATCTTTCCAATAATTTCCTTGAATGAAGTCACTAGGCTAACTTCTTCCACTTTTTTTTCTTCGATCGTGAGAGTTTAGCACTTGAGGTTTGGGCACCCGTGTTATCTAGGAAATATACAACCAACCCAGATAAACAGAAGTTTGGTTTGATTCTGTTCTGCTTCTCATCAACTTTAGTTTTGGCTCCAgcacttaaaaaattaaacaaccAAAGTTCAATTCAGTTTCGGGGATTGGACCAAGCTATGCACACCCCTTTCCAGTTTATTTgcaacaaaattaataaatggtaatgtatgtatgaagagaaaaaagaaatgataatcaTATGTCTGCTAGCGCTGAAGTTCCTAAATTTAAATCGAAATGTGGGTACTCTGAAGCTGCTTGTCATTTGACAAGTCTTCAATGATCCATAATGAACCTAAGAAAATTAGAAGGTTTGTCAAGAACTGCATGCATTGTCAATTAAAAGCACAATGAAATGGCGAAGAAAGATTTGAAACCCCAGCCAAAGCTTTTACAAAGGATGACATGCTCTATAAATCTCTACCACGTCAAGAAATTTTCACTTCTGACTTGactagaaaaattttaattgatgcAATTGATAAGTTGGTTTAATCTTTAAAACATTATCCATTCTTTTCAAATTCTATTCTAGAAATAAATCCTACGACACTAGGTAATGCATACAAGGGTTTTCCagagaaaaataatgaaaagtaGTGGTTCGTGAGGAAAAAGAATAAGGAGAATAAAGGAGCTGATCAAGCAGTGTCATCAGAGTAATATCAAAGAAAATTACCGGAGACATCTTGCCCAATGACAGCATGCAGGAATCTTCCAGGAACACCAGAACTTACATCATCTCTTCTGCATTTTAAGTATAAATTCAGCCTGTTAATGCTTTCACATGATTCCACAACTTCAACAAGTGGGGAAAATCCACTATAAAATGATGCTGCAGACTGAGGAAGTGGTATGCTTGACAGGTTTTGTTTCCTTGGGTTCAGGCTATAGGATTTTTCTATTATAGGTCTTGCTAGGGTAGATAAAGTGTGACACTCTTCAGTTGCTTCAGAGGGACACTCTTCAGTTGCTTCAGAGGCTTTTGGGCTAGATTCTTTCATTGACTCAAGTGTACCACCCGACTCAGAGCTCAAATCAGCTTGAATATTTGGGAATCCAAATGAAGTTGCTTTAGCAATCTTTGACAGCCTCCCAAATGTGGACTGCTCTATGGGATACAGAACAATATCTGATAATGAGTCCTCTGGCGACTCCATGGACTTTTCAGATATATCCTGAAGCAAACTTTTACTTCTTGCATCACTAATATCTGATGTGGTCCGAGAAATATTCCGACTTTCATCATTTCCTTGAAAGTCCAAGGCAGAACTCTGATTCCTCGAGGCATTGTAATCTCTTAATA is a window from the Manihot esculenta cultivar AM560-2 chromosome 16, M.esculenta_v8, whole genome shotgun sequence genome containing:
- the LOC110603340 gene encoding exopolyphosphatase PRUNE1 isoform X2 gives rise to the protein MRSARGIPIQEPYIRSRENPYFDGLLRDYNASRNQSSALDFQGNDESRNISRTTSDISDARSKSLLQDISEKSMESPEDSLSDIVLYPIEQSTFGRLSKIAKATSFGFPNIQADLSSESGGTLESMKESSPKASEATEECPSEATEECHTLSTLARPIIEKSYSLNPRKQNLSSIPLPQSAASFYSGFSPLVEVVESCESINRLNLYLKCRRDDVSSGVPGRFLHAVIGQDVSDLGSIAATIMYAFYLNETLESDQLCTVPVINMKREDLSSHAEMKWLLDSCQIDELSLIFVDEIDLSYYDLFGSLKLVLLNGHKLPAKQEALKDAVVEIFNCRKGESMYPGVENATVGELAGILLDTGNLTGPHCTTKDKYMATLLVNGAGRFGSNGLYQLLRYKMYDTSDLTVVDILRKDFKKWTRVGKPDNVGSRSVMSYIGISSIGISIEQLLAREASSTGEIKYFQQLEKLRLLMIVSGYYDSQKNFKREILVTAESVELTKNLLTFLNSNASRLPLKVLHNPGLKEEMKLFEIENITSRKTIERLLEEFGGASKG
- the LOC110603340 gene encoding uncharacterized protein LOC110603340 isoform X3; amino-acid sequence: MRSARGIPIQEPYIRSRENPYFDGLLRDYNASRNQSSALDFQGNDESRNISRTTSDISDARSKSLLQDISEKSMESPEDSLSDIVLYPIEQSTFGRLSKIAKATSFGFPNIQADLSSESGGTLESMKESSPKASEATEECPSEATEECHTLSTLARPIIEKSYSLNPRKQNLSSIPLPQSAASFYSGFSPLVEVVESCESINRLNLYLKCRRDDVSSGVPGRFLHAVIGQDVSDLGSIAATIMYAFYLNETLESDQLCTVPVINMKREDLSSHAEMKWLLDSCQIDELSLIFVDEDSSCCTLIAEKFALTSPEILVAQGFSRLLLAGILLDTGNLTGPHCTTKDKYMATLLVNGAGRFGSNGLYQLLRYKMYDTSDLTVVDILRKDFKKWTRVGKPDNVGSRSVMSYIGISSIGISIEQLLAREASSTGEIKYFQQLEKLRLLMIVSGYYDSQKNFKREILVTAESVELTKNLLTFLNSNASRLPLKVLHNPGLKEEMKLFEIENITSRKTIERLLEEFGGASKG
- the LOC110603340 gene encoding exopolyphosphatase PRUNE1 isoform X1, producing the protein MRSARGIPIQEPYIRSRENPYFDGLLRDYNASRNQSSALDFQGNDESRNISRTTSDISDARSKSLLQDISEKSMESPEDSLSDIVLYPIEQSTFGRLSKIAKATSFGFPNIQADLSSESGGTLESMKESSPKASEATEECPSEATEECHTLSTLARPIIEKSYSLNPRKQNLSSIPLPQSAASFYSGFSPLVEVVESCESINRLNLYLKCRRDDVSSGVPGRFLHAVIGQDVSDLGSIAATIMYAFYLNETLESDQLCTVPVINMKREDLSSHAEMKWLLDSCQIDELSLIFVDEIDLSYYDLFGSLKLVLLNGHKLPAKQEALKDAVVEIFNCRKGESMYPGVENATVGEDSSCCTLIAEKFALTSPEILVAQGFSRLLLAGILLDTGNLTGPHCTTKDKYMATLLVNGAGRFGSNGLYQLLRYKMYDTSDLTVVDILRKDFKKWTRVGKPDNVGSRSVMSYIGISSIGISIEQLLAREASSTGEIKYFQQLEKLRLLMIVSGYYDSQKNFKREILVTAESVELTKNLLTFLNSNASRLPLKVLHNPGLKEEMKLFEIENITSRKTIERLLEEFGGASKG
- the LOC110603340 gene encoding uncharacterized protein LOC110603340 isoform X4, which encodes MRSARGIPIQEPYIRSRENPYFDGLLRDYNASRNQSSALDFQGNDESRNISRTTSDISDARSKSLLQDISEKSMESPEDSLSDIVLYPIEQSTFGRLSKIAKATSFGFPNIQADLSSESGGTLESMKESSPKASEATEECPSEATEECHTLSTLARPIIEKSYSLNPRKQNLSSIPLPQSAASFYSGFSPLVEVVESCESINRLNLYLKCRRDDVSSGVPGRFLHAVIGQDVSDLGSIAATIMYAFYLNETLESDQLCTVPVINMKREDLSSHAEMKWLLDSCQIDELSLIFVDELAGILLDTGNLTGPHCTTKDKYMATLLVNGAGRFGSNGLYQLLRYKMYDTSDLTVVDILRKDFKKWTRVGKPDNVGSRSVMSYIGISSIGISIEQLLAREASSTGEIKYFQQLEKLRLLMIVSGYYDSQKNFKREILVTAESVELTKNLLTFLNSNASRLPLKVLHNPGLKEEMKLFEIENITSRKTIERLLEEFGGASKG